A region of the Bacillus sp. NP247 genome:
TCTCCTACTTCTTCAATTAATTTAAAATCAATATCACTTTCTATATCTTCTACTTCGTATATATCTTTAAATACAATCATGTTTTCAGTAACATATTCAAATGAATACGTTTCGAAGCATTTCTTATACACATTATAATTTGGGCTTTTTGAAGAAACCTCAAAATGTAGTTTTTCTAATCCTTCATTTTCTGCCTCAGCGACGCAATATTGCATCATCTCTTCTAATTGCTCTTCTGTAAAAATCTCTGCGTTATTTTCTTTTATTGTTATAGAAGAAGCACTTCTTCTTATTTTAAAATGTTTTTCTAACTGTTCTATTGTCGTCATATTCTTCCCTCATCTATGTCATACTCGAATTTCTAATAGTTCTCCTTGCATGAGCAGGATTGTCCTTGAATATATAGAATACTAGAAAACATCGCATCTTTAAAGTACGGAGGAGGTTCTCCATTGGATATTACAGCATTGCAACAACAGTTAGAGCTTATACAACAAAATGACTATTCGCAGCTGCATCATATAAATGTAAATGAGTTAACTTTGAACATGCTTCAGTACATCGGAACGACTGATAGTTACGTTCGTTACCAACTTATATATAAATGTTTTGCGCATTTCATTCATCATGAATTCCTTATGGACGATCAGCTGAAATTACTGTTGCAAACTTGTTTAAGTGATGAGTATTTATATTGTGACATTTACTCCCCACATACAGATGGGGTTTTCACACGTTCTTACACTGTTTCTTTAATTGCGTTAATACTCCAATTCGCTAACTCTCACTACTTTTTTACAGAAGAGGATATCGAGGAGATAAAAAATAAACTCATTACATATACAAACTTAGAAATGGACTTTCGAGGATATATCGAAAATAAAGGATGGGCTCATTGTATCGCCCACGTATCTGATGCTTTGACTGAAATTGTTCATAATTCACATACGACTTTTGAATGGTATGAAGAGCTCATTCATTGTTTATTAAATAAAATCTTCATTCCATCTGATATTTTTCATAATAACGAAGATGAGCGTATTGTTACGCCATTAATATCCATGCTGTATCATGACTTCCCGCAAGATGAGTTAATTTCAATTATTTATAAAAAAATAAAAAGGCTTCCTCAAATTAGAAAACGCCTTTCGCTTAATGAGTATTGTATTTTATGTGCCAACATTAAAACCTTTTTACGTACATTATTCTTTAGAACAAAAGATGATCATAACTTAGCCTATACAGCACGTAAAACAGAAAAAATGTTAAAAGAACTTCCAAACTATTATTAAATACAAGGAGAAAAATTATGGGTTATATTGAAGACGTAAGAAATCTAGTAGGAAATCATCCACTTATATTAATAGGCTCACACGCCATTATATTAAATGAGAAAAATGAAGTGTTACTGCAGCTCCGAACAGACTTTAACCGCTGGGGTATTATTGGTGGCGCCTTAGAATATAACGAGACGTTAGAAGATGCTTTAAAGCGAGAAGTATTTGAAGAAACTGGGCTTATCATTAAAGATCCAGAACTGTTCCGTACATACTCAGGACCAGATTTTTTTCAAATCTATCCAAACGGCGATCAAGTACACGGTGTACTCGTTGTTTATATTTGCCGAGAATTCCACGGCGAACTTATATGTGATCAAGCTGAGTCAAAAGAATTACGCTTCTTTCCGCTTGATAGGTTGCCTATTACTCTTCATCCAGTCATTGAGCGGATTATTAGGGAGTTTCAGCACTCCAATTAAAAAACATTACATATTGTATATAGAAATAAAACACCCTCATTTCCCGTCATTATAACGTGAAATGAGGGTGTTTTATTTCACCGGAAATCCGAATTGTTCCTTAGTATTTAGATTGTTATCTCAATCTGATTTCCTTCAGGATCACTTACTACACTTTCATAATAACCATCCCCTGTAGTGCGTGGACCGTTTAACACAGGGTATCCTACTTCTCTTAACATTTCAGTTAATTGATTGACTTTTTCTTTGCTACCTACAGAAAAAGCAATATGCGCATATCCTATTGTTTGTGTTTGTATTTCATCACCTATCCCTACTTGCCTCATAAGTTCTAGACGTGCGCCACTTTCAAAAGTTATAAAATACGATTCAAACTGTTTTTTCGGATTGTGATATAATGCGTTCGCTTCACCATTGAAGTATTGTTTATAGAAATCACGCATTCCTACTAAATCATTCACCCAAATTGCTACATGTTCAATTTTCATAATCGACACCTTTTCTTTTATGTTATACAACCAACAATTTGATGTTTAATTGCAAGTACACTTAATTTTCTTTGTTTGTTCTAGTAATCATGAGATCAAGTCCAAGGCTTTTTAATCCATATAAATAATCTTCTTTCCAATCGCTCACTGTTATTTTTGGAATATGTTCCGCTGGAATGTACTTCGGACAACTTTTTATAATTTGATCTATTACAAATTGATTCACTTCATCGTTACAGAAAATAAACGCATGAGGATTAATAATAGCTATAAATGCAGAGATTAAACGGGTAATAGCATCTATATTATATTTCTCTGGATTATTAGACTCTCTCACTTCATCTCCACTTCTCAAAGCTTGTAAGAAATTTTTATTATCATACTGCGGAACGAAAGATATCTCTCCTGAGAAAAATGTACTTCCTCGTACCACATCTCCATTTATCATAATACCTGCACCTGGACCATTTTGACCTGAATACAAATATACAAGAGATGAATTATCATTATTTCCAGTGTTTTTATGATAGCCAAGGACTGCGGCATTCATATCGTTTTCTATTACTACAGGTATAGAGAATAGGTCCTCCAAGTGACTTTTCAAATTAAAATTCTGAAACTTTTCATAACCAGGTATATAAAAAATACGACCATTATCAACCGAACCGGGCACACCAATTGATATAGAGCTTATTTTCGGAAATGTAGCTATAAGACTTTCTATATGTTTAGATAATAGGTTTACGCCAGTATCAATTAATACACTTGAAGTACTTCCTTGTTCTTTTACTTCCCCTAAACAGTTAAAAATTGTATAGTTTGTCTCATTTTTTTCTAAAAATATCGCTAAACCTAACATATATTCCGGATTATATGCATATCGTTTCGCTCTTCTTCCACCACTTGAATCATCTAGTCCGACTAAAGTGATTTCACCATCTTGTTTCATTTTTTCTATAAATTTACTTATCGTTGGAAAACTGATTTCTAATATATTACTAAGTTCAACTTTCGTTGCACTACCTTGCTCTAGAAGAGCTGTACGAATGCCGCGAAGGATCGTCTCTTTAATCGATTTTTGAGTAACAAATTGTTCACTCAAATCGCTCACCACCTTAATCAACATACTTATTAAACATTTTTAATAAGTTGCGTTGACAATATATCATACATCATTTTCTAAAGCAATAAAGATGATATATTTCCGCTGCATGCACTCCTTGTTTAGCTCGATTTATTTTCTCTCGTAACAGACGATACAATTCCAGATAAGAGAACAAATAATAAAACAGCTAGCAAGGCATTGCGTATTCCGAATGATTCCCCTAGTATACCTAAAAATGGTGGTCCGACTAAAAACGCTGTATAACCGATGATAGAAACCGTAGCAACATTAGAAGTCGCATTTTCACGGTCATCTCCAGCGGCAGAAAGACCAATTGGGAAACCTAGCGCGGCACCAATCCCCCACAGTACTACACCAAATGCTAGAAAATACGAGTTACTCCCAAATATTATGATTGAAATTCCTATAATCGCCATCATAATAGTAGCACGTATGACAGCGACACGACCGAATCAATCAAGGAAATAACTACTACACATACGAGCTAATGTCATTGCCAATACAAAAACGGT
Encoded here:
- a CDS encoding DUF2785 domain-containing protein, producing the protein MDITALQQQLELIQQNDYSQLHHINVNELTLNMLQYIGTTDSYVRYQLIYKCFAHFIHHEFLMDDQLKLLLQTCLSDEYLYCDIYSPHTDGVFTRSYTVSLIALILQFANSHYFFTEEDIEEIKNKLITYTNLEMDFRGYIENKGWAHCIAHVSDALTEIVHNSHTTFEWYEELIHCLLNKIFIPSDIFHNNEDERIVTPLISMLYHDFPQDELISIIYKKIKRLPQIRKRLSLNEYCILCANIKTFLRTLFFRTKDDHNLAYTARKTEKMLKELPNYY
- a CDS encoding NUDIX hydrolase → MGYIEDVRNLVGNHPLILIGSHAIILNEKNEVLLQLRTDFNRWGIIGGALEYNETLEDALKREVFEETGLIIKDPELFRTYSGPDFFQIYPNGDQVHGVLVVYICREFHGELICDQAESKELRFFPLDRLPITLHPVIERIIREFQHSN
- a CDS encoding VOC family protein; this encodes MKIEHVAIWVNDLVGMRDFYKQYFNGEANALYHNPKKQFESYFITFESGARLELMRQVGIGDEIQTQTIGYAHIAFSVGSKEKVNQLTEMLREVGYPVLNGPRTTGDGYYESVVSDPEGNQIEITI
- a CDS encoding ROK family protein; translated protein: MSEQFVTQKSIKETILRGIRTALLEQGSATKVELSNILEISFPTISKFIEKMKQDGEITLVGLDDSSGGRRAKRYAYNPEYMLGLAIFLEKNETNYTIFNCLGEVKEQGSTSSVLIDTGVNLLSKHIESLIATFPKISSISIGVPGSVDNGRIFYIPGYEKFQNFNLKSHLEDLFSIPVVIENDMNAAVLGYHKNTGNNDNSSLVYLYSGQNGPGAGIMINGDVVRGSTFFSGEISFVPQYDNKNFLQALRSGDEVRESNNPEKYNIDAITRLISAFIAIINPHAFIFCNDEVNQFVIDQIIKSCPKYIPAEHIPKITVSDWKEDYLYGLKSLGLDLMITRTNKEN